One genomic segment of Pseudomonas sp. p1(2021b) includes these proteins:
- a CDS encoding methionine ABC transporter permease yields the protein MDALNFFANVDWAEIWLATIDTMIMLFGSLFFTVLLGLPLGVLLFLCGPRQMFEQKGVYALLSLVVNILRSLPFIILLIVMIPITVLITGTSLGVAGAIPPLVVGATPFFARLVETALREVDRGIIEATQSMGATTRQIIMSALLPEARPGIFAAITVTAITLVSYTAMAGVVGAGGLGDLAIRFGYQRFQTDVMVVTVVLLLILVQVLQSVGDKLVVHFSRK from the coding sequence ATGGACGCCCTGAATTTCTTCGCCAACGTCGACTGGGCCGAAATCTGGCTGGCCACCATCGACACCATGATCATGCTGTTCGGCTCTCTGTTCTTTACCGTGCTGCTGGGCCTGCCCCTGGGCGTGCTGCTGTTCCTCTGCGGCCCACGGCAGATGTTCGAACAGAAGGGCGTGTACGCGCTGCTGTCGCTGGTGGTGAACATCCTGCGCTCGCTGCCGTTCATCATCCTGCTGATCGTCATGATCCCGATCACCGTGCTTATCACCGGCACCTCGCTCGGTGTCGCCGGTGCCATCCCACCCTTGGTGGTAGGGGCCACGCCGTTCTTCGCGCGGCTGGTGGAAACGGCCCTGCGTGAAGTGGACCGCGGCATCATCGAAGCCACCCAGTCGATGGGCGCCACCACGCGCCAGATCATCATGAGCGCCCTGCTGCCGGAGGCCCGTCCGGGCATCTTTGCGGCCATCACCGTCACCGCCATTACCCTGGTGTCGTACACCGCCATGGCTGGTGTGGTCGGTGCCGGCGGCCTGGGCGACCTGGCCATCCGCTTCGGCTACCAACGCTTCCAGACCGATGTGATGGTGGTCACCGTGGTGCTGCTGCTGATCCTGGTTCAAGTTCTGCAGAGCGTCGGCGACAAACTGGTGGTGCATTTTTCCCGTAAGTAA
- a CDS encoding twin transmembrane helix small protein, translated as MLKAAIVLMLLATIASLFSGLVFLVKDDDQSTRLLKALTVRVTLATLTIALVAWGLISGQLVSHAPF; from the coding sequence ATGCTCAAGGCCGCGATTGTCCTGATGCTGTTGGCCACCATCGCCAGCCTGTTCAGCGGCCTGGTGTTCCTGGTCAAGGACGACGACCAGTCGACCCGCTTGCTCAAAGCCCTCACCGTGCGTGTCACCCTGGCTACCTTGACCATCGCCCTGGTGGCCTGGGGCCTGATCAGCGGCCAGTTGGTCTCCCACGCCCCCTTCTAA
- a CDS encoding SURF1 family protein, which produces MRPFRPGVVPTLVVLALLPGLIALGCWQLGRADEKRALLAIHAERRVEAPLASGQLAQVPDPAYRRVHLYGRFDSEHSLLLDNRMRDGRAGVELLQPFHDQASGLWLLVNRGWLPWPDRREPVQFDTPTQTLALEATVYVAPGATFQLHPDPVGGQWPHLLTAIDPARLWQQLGREGFAHELRLEPGPASYRLDWPVVAMGPEKHLGYAVQWFALATALVLLFLYFGWHDKKKENDHGRRNESTGHA; this is translated from the coding sequence GTGAGGCCGTTTCGCCCAGGCGTGGTACCGACCCTGGTGGTGCTCGCGCTACTGCCAGGGTTGATCGCGCTCGGCTGCTGGCAACTGGGGCGTGCCGACGAAAAGCGGGCCCTGCTGGCCATCCATGCCGAGCGCCGTGTCGAAGCGCCACTGGCCAGCGGTCAGCTGGCGCAGGTGCCTGACCCAGCCTACCGCCGCGTGCACCTGTACGGACGCTTCGACAGCGAGCACAGCCTGCTGCTGGACAACCGCATGCGCGATGGCCGGGCTGGCGTCGAGCTGCTGCAACCCTTCCATGACCAGGCGTCCGGGCTGTGGCTGCTGGTCAATCGCGGCTGGTTGCCCTGGCCGGACCGCCGCGAGCCTGTGCAATTCGACACACCCACCCAGACCCTGGCCCTCGAAGCCACGGTTTATGTCGCTCCCGGCGCCACCTTCCAGCTGCACCCCGACCCGGTGGGCGGCCAATGGCCGCACCTGTTGACGGCCATCGACCCGGCCCGGCTGTGGCAACAACTGGGGCGTGAAGGTTTCGCCCATGAACTGCGTCTGGAGCCAGGCCCCGCCAGCTATCGACTGGACTGGCCGGTGGTCGCCATGGGCCCGGAAAAGCACTTGGGCTACGCCGTGCAGTGGTTTGCCCTGGCCACGGCACTGGTGCTGCTCTTCCTCTATTTCGGCTGGCATGACAAGAAAAAGGAGAACGACCATGGGCGCCGCAACGAGTCCACTGGACATGCCTGA
- a CDS encoding SCO family protein, producing MTRTQKTVFILVAVVALILGLTVNKVLNDRGQANPAELIDAGIILLPQSRTVPDVKMTDQDGQPVALDALKGKWSLLFFGYTYCPDICPTTLAQLRQVKSELPKEAVDRLRVVLVSVDPNRDTPNQLKQYLGYFDKDFVGVTGSIEDTQALANALSIPFIPADTSKPGYTVDHSGNLAIVGPDGRQRGFIRAPVNNQKLVAQLPGLLKQD from the coding sequence ATGACCCGAACCCAGAAAACCGTCTTTATCCTCGTCGCCGTGGTCGCCCTGATCCTTGGGCTGACCGTCAACAAGGTACTCAACGACCGCGGCCAGGCGAACCCGGCCGAGTTGATCGATGCCGGCATCATTCTCCTGCCGCAGAGCCGTACCGTGCCGGACGTGAAGATGACCGACCAGGACGGCCAGCCGGTGGCGCTGGACGCGCTCAAGGGCAAATGGTCGCTACTGTTCTTCGGCTACACCTACTGCCCGGACATCTGCCCGACCACCCTGGCCCAGCTGCGTCAGGTGAAGAGCGAGCTGCCCAAGGAGGCGGTCGACCGTCTGCGGGTGGTGCTGGTGAGCGTCGACCCGAACCGGGACACGCCGAACCAGCTCAAGCAGTACCTGGGATATTTCGACAAGGATTTCGTCGGGGTGACGGGGTCGATCGAGGATACCCAGGCGCTGGCCAACGCCTTGAGCATTCCGTTCATCCCGGCCGATACCAGCAAGCCTGGGTACACCGTGGATCACAGCGGCAACCTGGCGATCGTCGGGCCGGATGGGCGCCAGCGTGGGTTCATTCGTGCGCCGGTTAACAATCAGAAACTAGTGGCGCAACTGCCAGGGCTGCTCAAGCAGGACTGA
- a CDS encoding cytochrome c oxidase subunit 3, producing the protein MASHEHYYVPAQSKWPIIATIGMFITVFGLGTWFNDLKAGHPESHGPLIFFIGALFLAYMLFGWFGAVVKESRAGLYSAQMDRSFRWGMSWFIFSEVMFFLAFFGALFYVRVLAGPWLGGEGHKGIAHMLWPTFEFAWPLLHTPDPKLFPPPKEIIDPWHLPLINTILLVSSSVTVTIAHHALRKNHRGPLKLWLGLTIVLGLSFLALQAYEYHEAYTKLGLTLGSGIYGATFFMLTGFHGAHVTLGTLILIVMFVRVLRGHFDPDKHFGFEAASWYWHFVDVVWVGLFIFVYVL; encoded by the coding sequence ATGGCAAGTCACGAGCACTACTACGTCCCGGCGCAGAGCAAGTGGCCGATCATCGCGACGATCGGCATGTTCATCACGGTGTTCGGCCTGGGTACCTGGTTCAACGACCTCAAGGCCGGCCACCCCGAGTCCCATGGGCCGCTGATCTTCTTCATCGGTGCGCTGTTCCTGGCCTACATGCTGTTCGGCTGGTTCGGTGCGGTGGTCAAGGAGAGCCGTGCCGGGCTGTACAGCGCACAGATGGACCGCTCGTTCCGCTGGGGCATGAGCTGGTTCATCTTCTCCGAGGTGATGTTCTTCCTGGCGTTCTTCGGCGCGCTGTTCTACGTACGGGTGCTGGCCGGACCCTGGCTGGGTGGCGAGGGGCACAAGGGCATCGCCCATATGCTCTGGCCGACGTTCGAGTTCGCCTGGCCGCTGCTGCACACGCCGGACCCGAAACTGTTCCCGCCACCGAAGGAAATCATCGACCCGTGGCACCTGCCGCTGATCAATACCATCCTGCTGGTCAGCTCCAGCGTGACCGTGACCATCGCCCACCATGCCCTGCGCAAGAACCATCGTGGGCCGCTGAAGCTGTGGCTTGGGCTGACCATCGTCCTGGGCCTGTCGTTCCTGGCACTGCAGGCCTACGAGTATCACGAGGCGTATACCAAGCTCGGGTTGACCCTGGGGTCGGGGATCTACGGGGCGACCTTTTTTATGCTCACGGGGTTCCACGGTGCCCACGTGACCCTGGGTACCTTGATATTGATCGTGATGTTCGTGCGGGTTTTACGGGGGCATTTCGACCCTGACAAGCACTTCGGCTTCGAGGCGGCCAGCTGGTATTGGCACTTCGTGGATGTGGTGTGGGTGGGGTTGTTCATCTTTGTGTATGTGCTCTGA
- a CDS encoding cytochrome c oxidase assembly protein, producing MNGLSLKRLVTRLLMLTVVMFAFGFALVPIYDVMCKAFGINGKTGGQYEGSQVSDLTRTVRVQFMSTNASDMVWEFHSTADQLEVNPGAVNQMVFIARNPTDKPMSAQAIPSITPAEAAAYFHKTECFCFTQQVLQPGERIEMPVRFIVDRDLPASVKHLTLAYTLFDITARHPPVAHVAAQDDQGAR from the coding sequence ATGAACGGCCTCTCGCTCAAGCGCCTGGTCACGCGCCTGTTGATGCTGACGGTGGTGATGTTCGCCTTCGGCTTCGCCCTGGTGCCGATCTACGACGTGATGTGCAAGGCGTTCGGCATCAACGGCAAGACCGGCGGGCAGTACGAGGGCAGCCAGGTCAGCGACCTGACGCGCACGGTGCGGGTGCAGTTCATGTCGACCAATGCCAGCGACATGGTCTGGGAGTTCCATTCCACCGCCGACCAGTTGGAAGTCAACCCGGGAGCGGTCAACCAGATGGTTTTCATCGCCCGCAACCCGACCGACAAGCCCATGAGCGCCCAGGCGATCCCCAGCATCACCCCGGCCGAGGCCGCGGCGTACTTCCACAAGACCGAATGCTTCTGCTTCACCCAGCAGGTGCTGCAGCCTGGCGAACGCATCGAGATGCCGGTGCGGTTCATCGTCGACCGCGACCTGCCGGCCAGTGTGAAGCACCTGACACTGGCCTACACCTTGTTCGACATCACCGCTCGCCACCCGCCGGTCGCCCATGTCGCGGCCCAGGACGACCAGGGCGCCCGTTAA
- a CDS encoding MetQ/NlpA family ABC transporter substrate-binding protein, with protein sequence MKKLLAVVAAVAAFSANAESLTVAATPVPHAEILNFVKPQLAKEGVELKVKEFTDYIQPNVQVAEKRLDANFFQHQPYLDEFNKAKGTELVSVTGVHLEPLGAYSSKIKKLDELPSGATVVIPNDATNGGRALLLLDKAGVIKLKDNKNILSTVKDITSNDKNLKFRELEAATIPRVLTQVDLALINTNYALEAKLNPEKDALVIEGSDSPYVNILVARPDNKDSAAMKKLADALHSPEVKQFITEKYKGAVIPAF encoded by the coding sequence ATGAAGAAACTGCTTGCTGTTGTCGCCGCTGTCGCGGCCTTCTCGGCCAACGCCGAATCCCTGACCGTCGCGGCCACCCCGGTACCCCACGCCGAGATCCTCAACTTCGTGAAGCCGCAATTGGCCAAGGAAGGCGTGGAGCTGAAGGTCAAGGAATTCACCGACTACATCCAGCCCAACGTGCAGGTTGCGGAAAAACGCCTGGACGCCAACTTCTTCCAGCACCAGCCGTACCTGGATGAATTCAACAAAGCCAAGGGCACCGAGCTGGTGAGCGTCACCGGCGTGCACCTGGAGCCCCTGGGCGCCTACTCCAGCAAGATCAAGAAGCTCGACGAGCTGCCGTCCGGCGCCACCGTGGTCATCCCCAACGACGCCACCAACGGCGGCCGTGCCCTGTTGCTGCTGGACAAGGCCGGCGTGATCAAGCTCAAGGACAACAAGAACATCCTGTCGACCGTGAAAGACATCACCAGTAACGACAAGAATCTGAAGTTCCGCGAGCTGGAAGCGGCCACCATCCCGCGCGTACTGACCCAGGTCGACCTGGCGCTGATCAACACCAACTATGCGCTGGAAGCCAAGCTGAACCCGGAAAAAGACGCCCTGGTCATTGAAGGCAGCGACTCGCCGTACGTGAACATCCTGGTGGCCCGCCCGGACAACAAGGATTCCGCCGCCATGAAGAAACTGGCCGATGCCCTGCACTCGCCCGAGGTGAAGCAGTTCATCACCGAGAAGTACAAAGGTGCGGTGATCCCGGCGTTCTGA
- a CDS encoding COX15/CtaA family protein: MARPGYRLAVFATLLALLVVLLGAYTRLTHAGLGCPDWPGCYGFIGVPKTEAQLAHAELRFPDHPVEQAKGWAEMVHRYFAGTLAAVIALLALQAVRRHARDGQPYRLPLLLLGVVLAQAAFGMWTVTLKLWPQVVTAHLLGGFTTLSLLFLLSLRLSRAFAPLPKLPLSLRRIAALALLVVIGQIALGGWVSANYAAVACIDLPTCHGQWWPAADFSNGFHLTQHVGPNYLGGQLDSDARTAIHISHRLGALMVVAVLLMLSWKLHRNGLTALARLVLLALAVQVGLGISNILLHLPLGVAVAHNAGGALLLLCMVLVNYRIRVVDKVRVGHGWRLTPVAGVAITPQMRHESCRRF, from the coding sequence ATGGCCAGACCCGGATACCGCCTCGCTGTGTTCGCCACCCTGCTGGCACTGCTGGTCGTCCTGCTCGGTGCCTATACTCGCCTCACCCACGCCGGCCTCGGCTGCCCGGACTGGCCGGGTTGCTACGGTTTCATCGGGGTGCCCAAGACCGAAGCGCAGCTTGCCCATGCCGAACTGCGCTTCCCGGACCATCCGGTTGAGCAGGCCAAGGGCTGGGCAGAGATGGTCCATCGCTATTTCGCTGGCACCCTGGCGGCGGTGATTGCACTGCTGGCGCTCCAGGCCGTGCGCCGCCATGCCCGCGATGGTCAGCCCTATCGCTTGCCGCTGCTGTTGCTCGGGGTGGTGCTCGCCCAGGCGGCGTTCGGCATGTGGACGGTCACGCTCAAGCTCTGGCCCCAGGTGGTCACGGCCCATCTGCTGGGGGGCTTTACCACGCTGAGTTTGTTGTTCCTGTTGTCGCTGCGCCTGTCCCGGGCCTTTGCGCCATTGCCCAAGCTGCCCTTGAGCCTGCGTCGGATCGCGGCGCTGGCCTTGCTGGTGGTGATCGGGCAGATCGCCCTGGGGGGCTGGGTCAGCGCCAACTACGCGGCGGTGGCCTGCATCGACCTGCCTACCTGCCATGGCCAGTGGTGGCCAGCGGCGGATTTCAGCAACGGTTTCCACCTGACCCAGCACGTAGGGCCCAACTACCTGGGCGGGCAGCTGGACAGCGATGCGCGTACGGCCATTCACATCAGCCACCGCCTCGGTGCCCTGATGGTGGTCGCGGTACTGTTGATGCTCAGCTGGAAACTGCATCGCAATGGCCTTACCGCGCTGGCGCGCCTGGTGTTGCTGGCGCTGGCTGTGCAGGTGGGCCTGGGCATCAGCAACATACTGCTGCACCTGCCCCTGGGCGTTGCGGTGGCGCACAACGCCGGTGGCGCCCTGCTGCTGCTATGCATGGTGCTGGTCAACTACCGCATCCGCGTGGTCGACAAGGTCCGCGTGGGCCATGGCTGGCGCTTGACACCGGTGGCTGGCGTGGCGATCACTCCACAGATGAGGCATGAGTCGTGCCGACGCTTCTAG
- the cyoE gene encoding heme o synthase, translating to MPTLLDQGWRQASWRDYLELTKPKVVVLMLITSLVGMFLATRAGVPWTVLVFGNLGIALCAGGAAAVNHVVDRRIDALMARTHKRPLAEGRVAPMPALAFALVLALLGMALLLVFTNALTAWLTLGSLVGYAVIYTGFLKRATPQNIVIGGLAGATPPLLGWVAVSGHVSAEPLLLVLIIFAWTPPHFWALAIHRKEEYAKADIPMLPVTHGERYTKLHILLYAFVLLAVSLLPFVIHMSGLLYLACALALGLRFVRWAWVLYRGTQPHAAIGTFKYSIGYLFLLFIALLLDHYLLPSL from the coding sequence GTGCCGACGCTTCTAGATCAAGGCTGGCGACAGGCCAGCTGGCGCGACTACCTGGAGCTGACCAAGCCGAAGGTGGTGGTGCTGATGCTGATCACGTCCCTGGTGGGCATGTTCCTCGCCACCCGCGCCGGCGTGCCCTGGACCGTGCTGGTGTTCGGCAACCTCGGCATCGCGCTGTGCGCCGGCGGTGCCGCGGCGGTCAACCATGTAGTGGACCGGCGCATCGATGCACTGATGGCCCGCACCCACAAGCGCCCGCTGGCCGAAGGCCGGGTTGCGCCCATGCCCGCCTTGGCCTTCGCCCTGGTCCTGGCGCTGCTGGGCATGGCGTTGCTGCTGGTGTTCACCAATGCCCTGACCGCTTGGCTGACGCTGGGCTCGCTAGTCGGCTACGCCGTGATCTACACGGGCTTTCTCAAGCGGGCCACGCCGCAGAACATCGTCATCGGCGGCCTGGCAGGCGCGACGCCTCCCTTGTTGGGCTGGGTGGCCGTCAGTGGGCACGTCAGCGCCGAGCCGCTGCTGCTGGTGCTGATCATCTTCGCCTGGACGCCGCCGCATTTCTGGGCCTTGGCCATCCACCGCAAGGAAGAATACGCCAAGGCGGATATCCCCATGCTGCCGGTCACCCATGGCGAGCGCTACACCAAGCTGCATATCCTGCTCTATGCCTTCGTGCTGCTGGCGGTGAGCCTGCTGCCCTTCGTCATCCACATGAGCGGCCTGCTGTACCTGGCCTGTGCCCTGGCGCTTGGCCTGCGCTTTGTCCGTTGGGCCTGGGTGTTGTACCGTGGTACCCAGCCGCACGCTGCGATCGGCACCTTCAAGTACTCCATCGGGTACCTGTTCCTGCTGTTCATCGCGCTGCTCTTGGACCACTACCTGTTGCCGAGCCTATGA
- a CDS encoding M48 family metallopeptidase — MTSRDKRTLAWRLVLLPLLLMAMAIWQGQRADAHRSLLLEEQAKLHGFIADVTYMETVNDRRLVEFNGKSHEPYVAHSLAVNWLGYVERELGFAKVGTWLPHFSLRFSILLILLGIASLLAFHWAGKAALQSRDRLVRLFFTLSQVLPVVLVACILLLTLTVVLEIGYEALWLFALQPTSAGVIKLQLLVGLLMLAMLWPLYRLPGQLKDMLQLFKTEPHDIYGGELAEQQAPALWARVRGLAKQLDALEPDNIVVGFLDGFYVTSSDVLLYPGERRLQGRTLYLPLPLLAVLSRSESDAVIAHELAHFSGEDTEYSMRFMPIYQGAGRNIGVVGGHMEAGMLQGLLTLPAYALAVHFMQRFDFAVSHWSRKRELQADAAGARVGGPQAVVDSLVRISALEPLIEQHQAELCMKPQAWPEDLLAATLEYLATQDICLSDDELADELAHPSDSHPPTRQRILALGLSVENARGGEALRPVVPAQALAWLAEQVPDLNALSRALGAAIGSRLLEQRNEVHEYLLTRAEAVTGDCMLHEGAQWRGRFLVAVGIACLGAALWVRFGSHVQGGKPGLVSFLSFSALFIVAVGLWAGVQGWRMVRRAATPAMIFTPHSVRFANTPEPIPLHRFDQYMIKVSPRLSVGLKLADDAPLPLFNKRRFWEPDARLDAKTRWVSLALGRWSIGGKGLKAGELAALVERYLEAGAAREALQAFEAPTGPTDGQS, encoded by the coding sequence ATGACGTCGCGTGACAAACGCACCTTGGCCTGGCGCCTGGTCTTGCTGCCATTGCTGCTGATGGCCATGGCCATCTGGCAAGGCCAGCGTGCCGACGCCCACCGCAGCCTGCTGCTGGAAGAGCAGGCAAAGTTGCATGGCTTCATCGCCGATGTGACGTACATGGAAACGGTAAACGACAGGCGCCTCGTCGAATTCAACGGCAAGTCCCATGAGCCCTACGTCGCCCACAGCCTGGCCGTCAATTGGCTCGGGTACGTCGAGCGTGAGCTGGGCTTCGCGAAGGTCGGCACCTGGTTGCCGCATTTCTCCCTGCGCTTTTCGATCCTGCTGATACTGCTGGGGATAGCGTCGCTGCTGGCCTTCCACTGGGCCGGCAAGGCCGCGCTGCAGTCCAGGGACCGCCTGGTGCGGCTTTTCTTCACGCTCAGCCAGGTGCTGCCGGTGGTGCTGGTCGCTTGTATCCTGCTGCTGACGCTGACGGTCGTATTGGAGATCGGTTATGAGGCGCTGTGGCTGTTTGCCTTGCAGCCGACGTCGGCCGGTGTGATCAAGCTGCAGTTGCTGGTGGGGCTCCTGATGCTGGCGATGCTCTGGCCGTTGTATCGCCTGCCTGGCCAGTTGAAAGACATGCTGCAGCTGTTCAAGACCGAGCCCCATGACATCTACGGCGGCGAGCTCGCCGAGCAACAGGCCCCGGCGTTGTGGGCCCGGGTGCGGGGCCTGGCCAAGCAGTTGGATGCACTGGAGCCGGACAATATCGTGGTCGGCTTCCTCGACGGGTTCTATGTGACTTCCAGCGATGTGCTTCTGTACCCCGGCGAGCGACGCCTGCAGGGGCGTACCTTGTACCTGCCGTTGCCTTTGCTCGCGGTACTCAGTCGCAGTGAAAGCGATGCGGTGATCGCCCACGAACTGGCGCATTTCTCGGGCGAGGATACCGAGTACAGCATGCGCTTCATGCCCATCTATCAAGGCGCTGGGCGCAATATCGGCGTTGTCGGGGGGCACATGGAGGCTGGTATGCTGCAGGGCCTGCTGACACTGCCCGCGTATGCATTGGCGGTGCATTTCATGCAGCGTTTCGACTTTGCTGTCAGCCACTGGAGCCGTAAACGCGAGCTGCAGGCCGATGCCGCAGGCGCTCGGGTCGGTGGCCCGCAAGCCGTGGTGGACTCATTGGTGCGTATCAGCGCGCTGGAGCCGTTGATCGAGCAGCACCAGGCCGAGCTGTGCATGAAGCCCCAGGCGTGGCCCGAGGACCTGCTTGCTGCCACGCTCGAATATCTGGCCACCCAAGATATTTGCCTGTCGGACGACGAGCTGGCTGATGAATTGGCCCACCCCAGCGACAGCCACCCGCCCACCCGTCAGCGCATTCTGGCGCTGGGCCTGTCTGTCGAAAACGCCCGTGGCGGCGAGGCCCTGCGCCCGGTCGTGCCGGCGCAAGCGCTGGCCTGGCTTGCCGAGCAAGTGCCCGACCTGAACGCCCTGTCGCGGGCGTTGGGGGCCGCGATCGGCAGCCGCCTGCTGGAGCAGCGCAACGAGGTGCATGAGTATCTGCTGACCCGCGCCGAGGCTGTTACAGGTGACTGTATGCTCCACGAAGGTGCGCAGTGGCGCGGCCGGTTCCTGGTGGCCGTGGGCATTGCCTGCCTGGGCGCGGCGCTGTGGGTGCGCTTCGGGTCGCACGTTCAAGGAGGCAAGCCAGGGCTGGTCTCGTTCCTGAGCTTCTCGGCACTCTTTATCGTTGCCGTAGGCCTGTGGGCCGGTGTGCAGGGCTGGCGCATGGTCCGGCGCGCGGCCACCCCGGCGATGATCTTCACGCCACACTCCGTGCGGTTCGCCAATACCCCGGAGCCGATCCCGTTGCATCGGTTCGACCAGTACATGATCAAAGTCTCGCCCCGGCTGTCGGTGGGGCTCAAGTTGGCAGACGACGCACCGCTGCCGCTATTCAACAAGCGGCGCTTCTGGGAGCCGGATGCCAGGCTCGATGCCAAGACACGGTGGGTCAGCCTGGCGCTGGGCCGCTGGAGTATCGGCGGGAAAGGCCTGAAGGCCGGGGAATTGGCTGCGCTGGTCGAGCGCTATCTGGAAGCAGGGGCGGCGCGAGAGGCGCTACAAGCGTTCGAAGCGCCAACGGGCCCTACTGATGGGCAGAGTTAG